A window from Enterocloster bolteae encodes these proteins:
- a CDS encoding Gfo/Idh/MocA family protein, translating into MIRYGTIGTNFIVDRFQEAAMENPSLHYSAVYSRNQETAGNFAAKYGVETTYTDLNAFACADDLDAVYIASPNSFHYEQAALLLSHGKHVLCEKPITSNARELEHLIQLAGQNNVILLEAIRSIFTPGYQALAKHLPKLGTIRRASFHFCQYSSRYDKFKSGIVENAFNPIFSNGALMDIGVYCVHPLVRLFGMPEKIKTDAVLLENGIDGSGTILGVYKDMQAELVYSKISSSRIPSQIQGENGTITTEGIDHPHQLIFYDRAGGRQVLYQGPAKADMSGEIAEWLRLISAGPGSNIHNRYSLMALQVMDEARKQMGIVFPADETFA; encoded by the coding sequence ATGATACGCTATGGAACCATAGGAACCAACTTTATCGTGGACCGTTTCCAGGAAGCCGCAATGGAAAATCCCAGCCTTCATTACAGTGCTGTCTATTCCAGAAATCAGGAAACAGCCGGAAACTTCGCAGCAAAATACGGGGTTGAAACAACATACACGGATCTGAATGCCTTTGCCTGCGCTGATGACCTGGACGCTGTCTATATTGCCAGCCCAAACAGCTTCCACTATGAACAGGCCGCACTTTTATTATCCCATGGAAAGCATGTTCTGTGCGAAAAGCCTATTACCTCCAATGCCAGGGAACTGGAACACCTGATTCAGCTGGCCGGCCAAAACAACGTGATTTTATTGGAAGCCATCCGCAGCATCTTTACGCCCGGCTACCAGGCCCTGGCAAAACATCTTCCCAAACTGGGAACCATCCGCAGGGCCAGCTTCCATTTCTGCCAGTATTCTTCGCGCTATGACAAGTTCAAATCCGGAATTGTGGAAAACGCATTTAACCCCATCTTTTCCAACGGTGCGCTTATGGATATAGGCGTTTACTGCGTACATCCTCTTGTGCGCCTGTTTGGAATGCCGGAAAAAATCAAAACAGACGCCGTCCTCCTGGAAAACGGCATTGACGGATCCGGGACAATCCTTGGCGTGTACAAGGATATGCAGGCTGAACTGGTGTATTCCAAAATCAGCAGCAGCCGTATTCCCAGCCAGATTCAGGGTGAAAACGGCACCATTACCACCGAAGGAATCGACCACCCCCACCAGCTTATTTTTTATGACAGAGCAGGCGGCAGACAGGTCCTGTACCAGGGTCCTGCCAAGGCGGACATGTCCGGTGAGATAGCGGAATGGCTCCGCCTTATATCAGCGGGACCCGGCAGCAATATACATAACCGGTATTCCCTGATGGCCCTTCAGGTCATGGACGAGGCCAGAAAGCAGATGGGAATTGTGTTTCCGGCGGATGAAACCTTTGCCTGA